TCTCTTTTGTATTTCCCAAGGACGAAGTGCGCATCTAAATTCCCCTTGATAAACTACATCACTTGCATTCACTAATTTTCTTCAAAAATGCGCAAAAGAAACTGATAGAAACATGAAACCTAGAAATTCTTACCCAAAACCATGGAACCATGAACATACAAAGCAGCTTCACAATATTGAAACTAAAGATGAGTTGACAATTCTTGACACTGGGTTGTAAATAAAGTGAACAGTTAGCAGTTTAGCATATAGATTTAGATTTACAGATCCCTATATATCTGGTCTCTGTAGTTGTTAATCCTAATCTTTCAATGTATTTACCGGGGTATCTACGAGGATAGTTCAACAACGTCAAGTCAACTGAGTAAAACTGAGATCCTCACAACACAGAAGATCTTGATTGCTTACACCATACTATGAATTTGAAAGCAGACATGAATAACTTAAGGGCAAGTGTTTCAACAAAACAAACTTTAGTTAAAAACCTTACATTGGCCGCTAGATTACTTCAACTCCTGAAGTTCTGATGGGAACATCATTCCGCCATCTCCACTGCGTCCCTAAGCATTCTCATCTATtaagataaaaaaagaaaagaaaaagggtgATGAGTGAAACCGAAGGAGACGACCACAAGCTTGACTCAAACCTTATAGAAAACTAAGAAAAGGGTTCAACTGAAACCTGATCAACTATTTGTAAACGGAAGATCTCAAGTTGTTCCACTTGCGCctcataaaaagattttcttttcTTACACTCGAGTACGGCTGTTAGAACAAAAAAGTTCAGGTTTCAGCCAAAGTCCATAAGACATGAATTTTACCAAATTCAACGACAGTGCTTTCAATGTTTACAAAGAAACAAGAACCaatagttgcaataaataaaaagaacATGTGGCAATTCAAATTTGGGAACACTTAGTAGCTACAGTTTAATGTTTCTCCGGAGGTCTCATTATCTACAAGGATTTTGGATCAGCAGGAAGAATAAGTACAAATGATCCGgctggcattcaatgcatgcaatctcACAACAATTATAACCAGTTTTAGGTTTTCAAGGAATTGTCATCAAGCTGATTCTTTTGATCTTCATTGTTTTCAATCACTTACATAAACGAAGTTCTTAGTTGTACATGAACCAGGGACACTACACTTGGACGCTCTAATAAAGATCATTGATGAACTGTACACATACTATGTTTTGAAAAGCCTTATTAACCTCATACAAGCCATCTAGAAAGATCGTGTTGCTTTGCTTGGTCGATGAATAGATAAACCTTGTCTAATTTGTGAGTCAAGGTCATAGTTATGAGTTCTAGTTTTATGGATTTGTTTATTCTAAATTTACAGAGTCGGATATTTCAAAGTTTGTCCGAACAATTTTTGAGTTCAAACACATATCAGGAATTTAAACAGCAtctaccaaaaaagaaaaagggaaataTTTCTATGGGAGGTTGACAATACGAAAACCATAATGAGGAATTACTAAGACATGAATATTAgtcacatacctttgttgtttCTAGACTTGGTAAAATTCTTTGTCCTTTCATTCTCAATTGAAATTTTGCTCTGAagaattttttctttatcttccaGCTTCACTAATGACTGAACCAACAGAAACACACAAtaagtaaaaacaaaaaaatctttgaaaaatccATTTCATAATTCAGTATTATATACATCTCAAATCTCATTGTAGTTTTCCAATAGTAATATACAAACAACTAAGAATAAAGATTAGTTCACTCCCACACTAAAATCAACCCCTACTTGGTTTAATTAAGCATCAGATTTGGTTTTAAATGGTGAATTTTAGTGTTCTTTTGGTGATAATAGCTTAAGTTAGGGCTTCTAGTTTAATGAAAATaacaacaaaaggaaaaaaagaagaagagaaaaacctCATTTAACTTAGAAAGACATTCACGTCTTCTGATCTCATCTTTGCTAGCATTGCTGCTGCTAAACCATTTCTTCAACTTCAGCATCTCTGTCCAGATATGGAAATTgtttcgaaatttcttctttacagACTTTTGCAATGgaagaaaggagaaagaaaagagaaaaggagAGTTCGATGTATTAGGCGGACTAAATTGacaagtaggaattaccaataggtactattatggtagtcttagttaatggcaggtccatccactaaagcccagtaactagATGGTGGTGCTATTCACAGCACAAAAACACCACACTACTCACAGCTCAGGACATCTAAACCCCACATCTCTAAAATGGTGAACCTTTTTATCCAGCGGTGGGTCCTGGCTGAAAGTCATGAACCAATACTCTTGCAACACCTAGCGTTTGAGCTGTGAATAGAGCTCTAAGTGGATCTGTGAATAGCATTTCCGGTAActagaggtccataataaaaagaaaaagagaaaattggaCCAATTTTTTTATCCCCTGGTCCGGTACACGTGCGGGATGTCATAATCCACTTTTAAAAATACCCAAACTACCCATTCCCTGATAGTACATatatatttctttaaaaaaaaatcaccattttttccAAATCCGAGATCCGCTCTCCTCCTCTCTTTCTGCTTCtgctcaaattttgtttctgCTTTTGGATTACGAGCTAGAGTTTTTCTGAAGATCTATTTGAAGAtttacaggtatgttatgtaatatcttcttctgctgctgttgtttgtttttttcaacTGAATCTGTGAAGATCGGATTGTTTTGATTACGTTTTcactttcttgtttcgttttttgtttgttttttgcgtttatttttgttttggtttgtttttgatgaatcttgatcgtaattattcaattttttggttagattatgatgtttttaacatatttgaactttcgatttgattatcttgttgttttcgcttttttattttatcaaaatcgtgcttgtttgttgtttcaggggtattatccaacagtacatatgttgcatactgatacaaattgcttttgattctgttttgttcttagttttatcacttgttgttgtttgattcataagtacatatcttcgatactgaaataagactctctcgattatgttattttgatagattctttacatacaattattttttagttcatgaatcagcagtatatatgtggcatactgatacaaactgtttttttttgtctaatcgttgtggtgtttgattaagattttgatctccatgtttgatttcttgattatttactagatctagatgaataatcacgtttttggttcatttcgttattagcTTTGATCATACTAgttccattttgttgtttttagatttgtttttttgtatgaaacaacagtacgtatatcatgtattgacagaaacctagcttattttgaatgaagaagaacaagatggtgcatcgttatgatttacgaggagaatatttgttttctgtttccaggtatgctttctaatcatcttgtttgattattttgttcggtttttcttcttttgatttgtttttttgattgtattctgataatcaaatcgatttgattgacgcttttatggtttttaggtttgttacagttgtttttcgtgtatgaattgacagtacatatatggcgtactgatacaaaactcttttaattttgttttatttgaattttttccaatttttttggttcgatccatgagtatgtatgtataatactgataggaagtgctatttgttgtgtttttgctccttttttagtcttacccttcagtacttatgtgaaatactgtaatatgtctttcgattctcttatttttcatagatctgtcacctgttgttgtcatactgttgatttgtagttcatgaatcttcagtacatatatcgcatactgataggaagtgctccttgttatgtttgattcagtacgtatatgaaatactgaaatagatgctctttgttacgtttgattcagtactggaattggatatggagatgatctggagttgcagttcagaacttattgcaagaaatgacatattttgaatgataggaacatgagttgttgttggttcagatttgcaagcttgtgaaattggtggtggtcttgatgaagttacaaattggttgtgatgtgtgtttgaaagaaggtgtgctgcaaatggatttggaggaacatagaaggttgggttgctgatGTAAACTGAAGATACAGATGAGATAGAGGAGGAATTGTAGGTGGTGATTACTGTGAACAAAATCAGTGCATACATTCTGGTTGGTGTGCACTAACTTGTGATTTCACTGTGATAGATACATTTTGTAATTGTGTCATTTTGAAAAGCACCAGAGCATCAAAACACTTATTCATGTCATTTTCCACCGGTAAATCTCATGTGTGTCAGTATAATTGCTAACGTCTCTTTCTGGgctttctcgtctcaacactgttttgttgttgttgcgggaTTAACTTCTTGAAATAGGTTGGGGATATTGTTGATGGGTGTCTTTATTATTACTACGGTAAGGATGGCAAGTCCAGAGTGTAATGGGTGGCTATATAAAGTTTGCAACTGAAGAAGCTGCAAAGAAGGTATACTTCCCAGCTTATGCTCTAGAATTAGTCAAATGTTATGTATATCTTAAATTgcactcatgattaatttattgTTGCAGGCAGTAAATCTTCGTGAATACTTGTTGGGTCCCCGTATTAAACTTATCCCTCGACTGGAAGACCCCGGAGCATCGAAAACACTTCTCATGAAGAACATACCATTTTACACTGTTAGATCTGATGTGTGAGTATATATATATGCGATTGTTGTACCTTATTCTTTCTAACATTTGTTACATTTCATCTTCTTAACACGcttttgttattgttgttgttggatCAAGTTCTTTAAACAGGTTGTGAAAATTATTGATGTGCGTTTCTTTTACGATAAGATGAAAAGTTCGGTTGGTCTGGCCTTATTGAGTTTGCAATGGAGAAGCTGCAGAGAAGGTAAACTTCCCAACTTATGCCCTAGAATTAGTTGAAAGTTCTGTATAGATTGTACTCGCAATTAATTTACTGCTGCAGGCAGAAAGGCTAAGTGGGGTAGAATTATCGGGCAGTCAAGTTGGACTTTGCCGTCAAGCAAGAGGCACTGGAGCATCAAAAACACTTTGTCTTAAGAACCTGCCATTTCACATTATGAAATCTGATGTGCGGGTATATATGCTGATTAACCTTACCCTTTCTGACCTTTACCACATTCCACTGTTTTAACACTATTTTTTTGTTTCTGCCATAGGAtcattttctttgaaaatgttgGGGATATCGCTGATGTTCATTTCTCTCGCGACAAGTATCAAACTACTTTAAGGAGAGTTTCCCATGTTGAGTTTGCATCTGAAAAAGCTTCGAAGGAGGTAGATTTCCCAGCTTATGCTCCAAAATTTGTTGCAAGTTCTGTATCTTAATTGTACTCATGACTAttgcggctacgatgtggttgGGTGACACGTACCATAAAGTAGtaaaaaacttgaaaaacagttttattacctaactgttttcctttttgttttggtTTAACTTCCTACTTATTCTCAAAAAGAATAACAGTCAAGGGAATTTGGAGGGACAAGTATTTTATTTAAATAGGTGTCAAACAATAAAAAGGGGCCACATACAAAATGTGTATTTTAATTAAATAGGTGTCAAACAATaaaagggaaaaatatcgtttggtccttttctaggtgggtccatgtctgtttagtccttttgtcaaacgcctttactgtttggtccataattatttaaaaatatttaaatggacaaaaatacccttccgtgttaatttttttcttttttttgtagcagttcattcttcaaaatgaactcctgttaatttatacttattttttttcagaaatcacctaaaaaaacagagttcattcctagaaatgaactccatataaaaaacctaaaaaaacagagttcattccagaaacgaactccatataaaaacctaaaaaaacagagttcattcctagaaacgaactccatataaaaacctaaaaaaacagagttcattccagaaacgaactccatataaaaacctaaaaaaattcctaaaaatgaactccatataaaaacctaaaaaaacagagttcattccagaaatgaactccatataaaaacctaaaaaaaaaagagttcatttatggaatgaactgcagcatcatcatcttcgtcgtcttcaacaacaaagcacgagttcatcttcaccaacaacatcttcatcacaaATCTTCGTCATATTCAtcgtctccaccatcttcaacaacactagtagcaagaaaatcaagaaaatcaagaaaaaaaactcgttttcATCGTCGTCTTTATCAAACAGATGCAGCAGCAGATTacaatcaagaaaaaaaactcgttttcatcatcgtcgtcttcatcaactCGTGTTGTTTCTTTATCAAACAGATTTGTTTCGTCGTCGTCTTTATCAAAACGGATGCAGCAgcagattaaaatcaagaaaaaactaGTTTacatcttcagcagcagcagcgacGAAGATGAACTTCAACAGTAGcatcatcacaaaccagagttcattcctgaaaatgaactccgtcatcttcatcttcttcatcagcagcatcaACTCATCTTCATCAGTAGCAGCAActtatcttcatcatcttcatcctctccatcatcagcagcaataacagacgaaaaaacatcaaaaaatcttcatcacaaaccagagttcattccagaaatgaactccatcatATGCATCTTATTTTATGGATCCGAAACTTACCCAAGCATGTGAAGATGATAAAGGTTCATCATCATCGTAAATAGCAGCAGAATGTTCAAcctcaccgtcttcatcatcaaaacagagcaaaacatcaaaaagaacaaagaaaaaaatgcaaaaccttcatcgtattcatcatcatcatcatcatcatcttcatattcatcactagcagagaaaaaaatagagagaatagagaatcgttcatcatcatcttcatcttcttcaccactagcaggaagaaaataaaaaagagaaaaaaagagagataaaTTCTAGAACtgaaaatataggagagagaaagtaaatctgagaatgatttcttttctcttacttttttgactatatatatggtccttatccaaaatggtatttctgccactacaagatgatatttacatcatccatgacatcaccctaggaccaaattataatttttaggaccaaactataatttatattaccaaataggaccaaacaaatAATTGATTAGGTCAAtcggactagactctctctaatatattattcctaggactatATGGTATTTCCTTGACAATAAAAAGGGGCCACATACAAAATGTATGTGGCATGACCACATCGTAGTCGGACTACCCGCACAGTCGAACACAACTTCAGTACAGACGACACCAAAGCTCTCCCAccaacaaaacaaaaattagCGAATTATTTTGAACACCAACAAAGGTACAAATTCTCTGCCACTTGAAGGCAGCTCGAACCAGACACCCCAACTTGCTATCACAGTTAGGTCGGACTTGTTGTGTTCATAACCATCTATTTTGATTCAATCCCCCTGAAGTTTTATCAATCCCAACTGACAGATGCATGCATAAGTAAGATGTGGTTATTAACGTATCATATCAAAAAGTTTAAAAAGATGAATTATTAAGGTAGGCTACCTGTAAGTATACCCCTGGGAGGGCATTATGGTGTGAAATACAAATCAGTTCGTATGTCACGTCCTTTGTTTAAACCCCTCACTGGATGACAACAGAAAAAGGCATAGGAATACAATCCAGAGATTTTACGAATAAAAGCCGATCGTGATTGCAAGTCTTAATCGACGTTAACTTGTCGTGCGATCTCGACGGGTGATCAGTCCTGTAAGCATCCGATGGCCATATATATATACAGACCGGTCGAAATTTAGATCAAGAGAAAGTTAGAGCTACAGGTTCATGAACATAGATGAGCACGTTGCGTACATGAGTTTGTAATCAGATGCGCGCAAAAGTTTACATTAATATTACCCTGTCTAGAAAACATAAAGTTGTCTCATAAATATATTAGGTGAAGAAAGTAGCGGTATTATGAGAAGAGAGATGAAGCATCGAAGTCACCGAGGAAAACAACAACGTAAAGATGTCAAACA
This portion of the Papaver somniferum cultivar HN1 chromosome 11, ASM357369v1, whole genome shotgun sequence genome encodes:
- the LOC113323445 gene encoding vacuolar protein sorting-associated protein 32 homolog 2-like; the protein is MLKLKKWFSSSNASKDEIRRRECLSKLNESLVKLEDKEKILQSKISIENERTKNFTKSRNNKAVLECKKRKSFYEAQVEQLEIFRLQIVDQMRMLRDAVEMAE